A stretch of Elgaria multicarinata webbii isolate HBS135686 ecotype San Diego chromosome 5, rElgMul1.1.pri, whole genome shotgun sequence DNA encodes these proteins:
- the CHAMP1 gene encoding chromosome alignment-maintaining phosphoprotein 1, producing MCSVMQVDNRKIDMLKILRKTTEGLECDHCNFRGSDFENIQIHMGTIHPEFCDEMDTAGLGKLIFYQKSAKLFHCHKCFFTSKMYSNVYYHITAHHAGPDKWNEEQKDLLDTESLKKPLFVEPQKPSLSPESHKPTVPPESQRSASSEPLKSDVGLPSKIQKPIPVSSLDQQKVAPVACPDPQKLISVVSELSEPELLKPNPSLTPESLRSASVDSPELPKLVSALSSESQKPTTATYIEPQKPLTVVHPELHVSILEPEKSAPLVSLEPQKPIPPVSPEPQKSVLPASPPVATSESQKFAPAMSPEPRRHSPAVSPEPRRHSPAGSPEPRRHSPVGSPEPRRHSPAGSPELKKPAATLSSETRRHIPQMRRPGSALSPEPRKPEPPISPDPWRPAPNIAPEPWRPGPSIAHEQQKSSITVSPWSPKPPSSMSLEPRRPASEPRRPGTLMSQEPQKFVPEPWKSTSLPESQKSSLASSEPWKPISSVYPEGWKPVLPPDTWRPTPSVPPPAPPPMPTELRKPGPPMSSELWKPSFFPEQRKPAPPVAPDPWKFSSESRKPPFFPETQKPTSFVSSELQKRALFSEPRKRALFPEPKKSVPPVSAEVQKRSFFHESHMSFPEVQKHALFSESHRSTPVSPEAPKHSYFPEPQKHVAVSPEIQDHVSFSEPQKPPVLSHEVLKSTAISPDIQKHATFAELQKPPPGSPEKQRQGFFAEPSKHSLSPELQKPAPSDQKQVFGSDVHKPVETAGIEVHKTAVSDFSQPVPVFSELKGRTESGSKDFFTEHPEGENPFSSLLAPKEQSTKEPKEEILYSCPKKKPKKENQETSNTELNSSESGNTEMDTSDVKEQESFSDQEQFDTESSDHNKETKIDIATPTLQFTEEKEAFISEEEIAKYMKRGKGKYYCKICCCRAMKKGAVLHHLVNKHNVHSPYKCDICGKAFLLESHLKNHVAAHGQSLLKCPRCSFESNFPRGFKKHLTHCQNRHNEEANRKQVDTTTEPSSQSQSSEEASKTPADGTEPLNESLTESFTESQTQ from the coding sequence ATGTGTAGTGTTATGCAAGTTGACAATAGAAAAATTGACATGTTAAAGATTCTACGAAAAACAACAGAGGGCTTAGAGTGTGATCACTGCAATTTCAGAGGCTCCGACTTTGAAAACATACAGATTCATATGGGTACTATCCACCCTGAGTTTTGTGATGAAATGGATACTGCAGGATTGGGAAAACTTATATTTTATCAGAAAAGTGCAAAGTTGTTCCATTGCCACAAATGCTTTTTCACCAGCAAGATGTATTCAAATGTTTATTATCACATCACTGCACACCATGCAGGGCCTGACAAATGGAATGAAGAGCAGAAAGATTTATTAGACACTGAATCCCTAAAGAAGCCCCTCTTTGTGGAGCCTCAAAAGCCTTCTCTGTCTCCTGAGTCTCATAAACCCACTGTGCCTCCAGAGTCTCAGAGGTCTGCTTCTTCTGAACCCCTGAAGTCTGATGTAGGGTTGCCCTCCAAGATACAAAAGCCCATCCCTGTTTCATCCCTGGACCAACAGAAGGTTGCTCCAGTTGCATGTCCAGACCCACAGAAACTCATCTCTGTTGTATCTGAGCTTTCCGAACCAGAGCTGCTGAAACCAAACCCTTCTCTGACTCCAGAATCATTGAGGTCTGCCTCAGTAGATTCCCCAGAGCTACCAAAACTAGTATCGGCTTTATCCTCAGAGTCACAGAAACCTACCACAGCTACATATATTGAGCCACAGAAACCTCTCACAGTTGTACATCCAGAACTACATGTCTCTATCCTAGAGCCAGAGAAGTCTGCACCACTTGTATCTCTGGAACCACAGAAACCCATTCCACCCGTATCTCCAGAGCCTCAAAAATCAGTTCTGCCTGCATCTCCACCTGTGGCTACATCAGAATCACAGAAATTTGCTCCAGCTATGTCTCCTGAGCCTCGCAGGCACTCTCCAGCTGTGTCTCCTGAGCCTCGCAGGCACTCTCCAGCTGGGTCACCCGAACCTCGCAGGCACTCTCCAGTTGGGTCACCTGAGCCCCGCAGGCACTCTCCAGCTGGGTCTCCTGAGCTAAAGAAACCTGCTGCTACTCTGTCCTCAGAAACACGCAGGCACATTCCTCAAATGCGGAGACCTGGTTCTGCACTTTCCCCTGAGCCACGAAAACCTGAGCCACCAATCTCCCCAGATCCCTGGAGGCCTGCCCCTAATATTGCTCCAGAACCCTGGAGGCCTGGTCCTAGTATTGCACATGAGCAGCAGAAATCTTCTATTACTGTCTCACCATGGTCTCCCAAACCTCCCTCATCTATGTCACTTGAGCCTAGGAGACCTGCCTCAGAACCACGAAGGCCAGGCACTTTAATGTCCCAAGAGCCACAGAAGTTTGTGCCAGAGCCTTGGAAATCTACCTCCTTGCCTGAGTCTCAGAAATCTAGTCTTGCTTCCTCAGAGCCCTGGAAACCCATTTCTTCTGTTTATCCTGAAGGCTGGAAACCTGTTTTGCCTCCTGACACCTGGAGGCCAACACCTTCAGtaccacctcctgctcctcctcctatgCCAACAGAGCTTAGAAAACCTGGTCCCCCTATGTCCTCCGAGCTTTGGAAACCTTCCTTCTTTCCTGAGCAACGTAAGCCAGCTCCACCTGTGGCTCCTGATCCTTGGAAATTTTCTTCTGAGTCCCGAAAACCACCTTTCTTTCCAGAGACACAGAAGCCTACCTCTTTTGTTTCCTCTGAGCTGCAAAAACGTGCTTTGTTTTCTGAGCCCCGAAAACGGGCACTGTTTCCTGAGCCTAAAAAATCTGTCCCTCCTGTGTCTGCTGAGGTACAAAAACGATCATTCTTCCATGAAAGTCATATGTCTTTTCCTGAAGTCCAAAAACATGCCCTCTTTTCTGAATCTCACAGATCTACTCCTGTCTCTCCTGAAGCCCCAAAGCATTCATACTTTCCGGAGCCCCAGAAACATGTTGCTGTTTCTCCTGAAATTCAAGACCATGTTTCCTTTTCAGAACCTCAGAAACCGCCAGTTCTTTCTCATGAAGTGCTTAAGTCTACTGCAATTTCTCCTGATATCCAGAAACATGCAACCTTTGCTGAACTTCAGAAGCCTCCTCCTGGCTCCCCTGAGAAACAGAGACAAGGTTTCTTTGCTGAGCCTTCAAAACACTCTCTTTCACCTGAGCTCCAAAAACCTGCTCCTTCTGATCAGAAGCAAGTCTTTGGTTCTGATGTCCACAAACCAGTGGAAACAGCAGGCATCGAAGTCCACAAAACTGCTGTCTCTGACTTCAGCCAACCTGTACCTGTTTTTTCAGAGTTAAAGGGACGTACTGAATCTGGTAGTAAAGATTTCTTTACTGAGCATCCAGAAGGTGAGAATCCATTCAGTAGTCTGTTAGCTCCAAAAGAACAGTCTACCAAGGAACCTAAAGAAGAAATTTTATATTCTTGTCCAAAGAAAAAACCCAAGAAGGAAAATCAGGAGACTTCTAATACAGAACTAAATAGCAGTGAAAGTGGAAATACAGAGATGGATACATCAGATGTGAAAGAACAGGAATCCTTCAGTGATCAGGAACAGTTTGATACAGAATCTTCTGACCACAATAAAGAGACTAAAATTGATATAGCTACTCCTACTCTGCAGTTTACAGAAGAGAAGGAAGCTTTTATCTCAGAAGAAGAGATAGCAAAATATATGAAGCGTGGCAAAGGCAAATATTATTGTAAAATTTGTTGCTGCCGGGCTATGAAAAAAGGTGCTGTTTTGCACCACTTGGTTAACAAGCATAATGTCCACAGTCCATACAAGTGTGACATATGTGGAAAGGCTTTTCTCTTGGAATCTCACCTTAAAAACCATGTTGCTGCACATGGTCAGAGTTTGCTTAAATGTCCACGTTGCAGCTTTGAGTCAAACTTTCCTAGAGGCTTTAAGAAACATTTGACTCATTGCCAAAACCGTCATAATGAAGAGGCCAATAGAAAGCAGGTGGATACCACTACTGAGCCATCTAGTCAGAGCCAGTCTAGTGAAGAGGCCAGTAAGACACCAGCAGATGGGACTGAACCATTGAATGAATCGCTTACTGAATCGTTTACTGAGTCACAAACTCAGTGA